The Euwallacea similis isolate ESF13 chromosome 7, ESF131.1, whole genome shotgun sequence genome has a window encoding:
- the LOC136409790 gene encoding neprilysin-1-like, whose protein sequence is MPNSSFEYGPQVPMSEANCTEKKWKCSDTKNGYLKTNNHTQQESLLGAPPVSTVVQMSGSSTKTLVMPQTKTSKEKCLFASVLALAIFCGVLLLMLLSSKGQGCHELKPRVCLTEECVRTASSLLSAMDHSADPCVNFFQYACGTWNRKHVIPEDRSSISTFEVMADHLQLILKDLFEEPITLEDNDSIRKAKTFYNTCMDTFQIRKIGDEPLREVLDSLGGWPVTMSNWSPPNVSIEALLGRIRGIYNEGYLVEQWVGPDDKNSSVNIIQLDQMGLALPSRDYYLKNSSEGDREAYHKYMTNIAVLLGANKTTASEELLEVIEFEKKLANASLPEQDRHDTSTIYRKLKMRELQDMVPQIKWLDYFRSFLDVAIDEEESVVVYSLSYFVDLGKILAVADRRIIHNYVLWRLVMTLSTHMIDDYQRERVEFRKILQGISSERHRWSQCVEWTNKRLGMAVGALFIRDNFNHESKEMALQMIHTIREAFNELLAENDWMDDETRTVAKEKADAMNERIGYPQLITDKEKLNKEYAALNVTRKEFLKNLLNIQKFEAEQNLRKLRQPVDRDKWSTEPAVVNAFYNPNKNDIVFPAGILQPLFYSQHFPKSLNYGGIGVVIGHEITHGFDDKGRQFDKDGNMMQWWNNATIRAFRERTQCIIDQYSRYKIDEVGLYVNGRMTQGENIADNGGLKQSFRAYKKWVAQHGEEDNLPGLNLTHDQLFFLNYAQIWCGSMRPEDALSKVRSSVHSPGPIRVLGPLSNSWDFATAYKCPQGSPMNPTNKCSVW, encoded by the exons ATGCCCAACTCAAGCTTCGAGTACGGTCCGCAGGTTCCAATGTCGGAAGCCAACTGTACCGAGAAGAAGTGGAAATGTTCTGATACAAAAAATGGCTATCTCAAA ACCAATAACCATACCCAGCAAGAGTCTCTGTTGGGAGCCCCACCAGTTTCTACAGTAGTACAAATGTCCGGGAGCAGCACGAAGACTTTGGTGATGCCACAAACGAAGACTTCAAAGGAAAAGTGTCTCTTTGCCTCAGTTTTGGCTCTCGCCATTTTCTGCGGTGTCCTGCTGTTGATGTTGCTCAGCAGTAAAGGGCAAGGATGCCATG AGCTTAAGCCCAGAGTATGCCTCACAGAGGAGTGTGTTAGAACTG CCTCTTCATTACTATCTGCAATGGACCATTCGGCAGACCCTTGTGTAAACTTCTTCCAATACGCTTGTGGCACTTGGAATCGGAAACACGTAATTCCAGAGGACAGGAGCTCCATCAGCACATTCGAAGTTATGGCGGACCATTTACAACTCATCCTCAAAG ATTTGTTTGAAGAGCCGATAACATTGGAAGATAATGACTCCATAAGGAAGGCTAAAACGTTCTATAACACCTGCATGGATActt TTCAGATCCGTAAAATTGGAGACGAACCTCTCCGGGAAGTCCTGGACTCCCTTGGTGGTTGGCCGGTGACCATGAGCAACTGGTCTCCTCCCAATGTGTCTATCGAAGCTCTCTTGGGCAGGATACGAGGCATTTACAACGAGGGGTATTTGGTTGAGCAGTGGGTGGGACCTGACGATAAGAACAGCTCCGTTAACATCATCCAG CTGGACCAAATGGGTCTAGCTCTACCCAGCAGGGACTATTACTTGAAAAACAGCAGCGAAGGGGACAGAGAAGCTTACCACAAGTACATGACCAACATAGCGGTCCTTTTAGGAGCCAATAAGACCACCGCCAGTGAGGAGTTACTGGAGGTCATCGAATTTGAGAAAAAGCTTGCCAAT GCTTCACTTCCGGAACAAGATCGGCATGATACTAGTACGATCTACCGGAAGCTCAAGATGCGAGAGCTGCAGGACATGGTCCCCCAAATCAAGTGGCTGGACTACTTTCGGTCATTTCTTGATGTGGCTATCGATGAGGAAGAGTCCGTAGTCGTCTATAGCTTGTCGTATTTCGTCGACTTAGGGAAAATTCTGGCAGTTGCCGATAGGAG AATAATTCACAATTACGTATTGTGGCGACTGGTTATGACTCTATCCACACATATGATCGACGATTATCAGAGGGAAAGAGTGGAATTTCGTAAAATTCTCCAGGGAATTTCAAGCGAAAGACACCGCTGGTCGCAATGCGTAGAATGGACCAATAAAAGATTGGGAATGGCCGTGGGTGCTCTTTTCATACGGGATAATTTCAACCATGAAAGCAAA GAAATGGCCCTTCAGATGATCCACACGATAAGGGAAGCATTTAACGAGCTGCTTGCGGAAAATGACTGGATGGACGATGAAACGCGGACTGTGGCCAAAGAAAAAGCCGATGCGATGAACGAGAGAATCGGCTATCCGCAGCTTATAACGGATAAAGAGAAACTGAATAAGGAATATGCTGCT CTGAACGTCACTCGAAAGGAATTTTTGAAGAACCTGCTGAACATCCAGAAATTTGAAGCTGAGCAAAACTTGCGCAAGCTGCGACAACCGGTTGACAGGGATAAATGGTCCACTGAACCTGCGGTGGTCAACGCTTTCTATAACCcgaataaaaatgatatag TATTCCCAGCGGGAATATTGCAGCCATTGTTCTACAGTCAGCATTTTCCGAAATCCTTGAATTATGGCGGAATTGGTGTCGTTATTGGGCACGAGATTACGCATGGATTCGACGATAAAG GGAGGCAATTCGACAAAGACGGCAACATGATGCAGTGGTGGAACAACGCTACAATCCGTGCCTTTCGTGAGCGCACCCAATGTATCATCGACCAATATTCCCGATACAAAATCGACGAAGTGGGTCTATATGTTAACGGACGCATGACTCAAGGAGAAAACATAGCTGACAATGGAGGACTCAAGCAGTCCTTCAGG GCATACAAGAAATGGGTAGCACAACACGGCGAAGAAGACAACCTGCCAGGTTTAAACCTTACGCACGACCaactattttttctaaattatgcCCAAATCTGGTGTGGTTCCATGCGTCCCGAAGACGCCCTGTCCAAAGTGAGATCCAGCGTCCACTCTCCAGGCCCCATTCGAGTGTTAGGGCCTTTGTCGAATTCCTGGGACTTCGCGACCGCTTACAAGTGTCCTCAAGGCTCACCTATGAATCCTACCAATAAGTGTAGTGTATGGTAA
- the LOC136409782 gene encoding dnaJ homolog subfamily B member 6-like isoform X1: MGDYYRVLEVPKHATTVEIKKAYRKLALRWHPDKNTDNVDEATKKFKEISEAYEVLSDDSKRKIYDARCSRSSATRSSRSYRSYFDSHNPFSQRSFDKKRRVYDQYGKDGLINGGSRGRSRHDDDFDFGFSFFTFRDPEDVFREFFGGGDLFDLLGDLHNPHRSDRHRHHHHLRGNRHSHPQNQLSSLFSPFGLLSTGLVDDFFGQAAGSHNGHGGFSSFSTINSTFSNVPGLGGGSNVKRTSTSTRFVNGKKITTKKVLENGKETVLSYENDVLKSRTVNGVPQSLTYS; this comes from the exons ATGGGGGACTACTACAGAGTCCTCGAGGTGCCAAAACATGCCACGACAGTGGAGATCAAGAAAGC GTACCGAAAACTTGCCCTGAGATGGCACCCAGACAAAAACACCGACAACGTCGATGAAGCCACCAAGAAATTCAAGGAAATCTCTGAAGCTTATGAAGTCCTCTCAGATG ACTCGAAGCGCAAAATTTACGATGCCCGGTGCTCCAGAAGCTCGGCCACCAGATCGTCCAGAAGCTATAGAAGCTACTTTGATTCCCACAACCCGTTTTCTCAACGTTCCTTTG ATAAAAAGAGACGTGTATACGATCAGTACGGTAAGGATGGGTTAATAAACGGAGGCAGCCGCGGCAGAAGCCGTCACGACGACGATTTTGACTTTGGATTCAGTTTCTTCACCTTCCGAGACCCGGAGGACGTTTTCAGGGAATTCTTCGGCGGCGGCGACCTCTTTGATCTCCTGGGTG ATTTACATAATCCCCATCGCTCAGACCGTCATCGCCATCACCACCACCTCCGGGGTAACAGACATTCCCACCCGCAGAATCAGCTCAGCAGCCTTTTCTCACCGTTTGGACTTTTGAGCACCGGTTTGGTAGACGACTTCTTCGGACAGGCGGCCGGAAGTCACAATGGACATGGCGGGTTCTCCTCTTTCAGTACCATAAATAGTACCTTCAGTAACGTGCCCGGTTTGGGGGGCGGCTCCAACGTGAAACGCACCTCCACGTCTACTCGTTTCGTTAATGGCAAGAAGATAACAACCAAGAA GGTTTTGGAAAATGGAAAGGAAACAGTTTTATCTTACGAGAACGACGTGTTGAAGTCTAGGACCGTGAATGGAGTCCCTCAAAGTCTAACCTACAGTTAA
- the LOC136409782 gene encoding dnaJ homolog subfamily B member 6-like isoform X2 — MGDYYRVLEVPKHATTVEIKKAYRKLALRWHPDKNTDNVDEATKKFKEISEAYEVLSDDKKRRVYDQYGKDGLINGGSRGRSRHDDDFDFGFSFFTFRDPEDVFREFFGGGDLFDLLGDLHNPHRSDRHRHHHHLRGNRHSHPQNQLSSLFSPFGLLSTGLVDDFFGQAAGSHNGHGGFSSFSTINSTFSNVPGLGGGSNVKRTSTSTRFVNGKKITTKKVLENGKETVLSYENDVLKSRTVNGVPQSLTYS, encoded by the exons ATGGGGGACTACTACAGAGTCCTCGAGGTGCCAAAACATGCCACGACAGTGGAGATCAAGAAAGC GTACCGAAAACTTGCCCTGAGATGGCACCCAGACAAAAACACCGACAACGTCGATGAAGCCACCAAGAAATTCAAGGAAATCTCTGAAGCTTATGAAGTCCTCTCAGATG ATAAAAAGAGACGTGTATACGATCAGTACGGTAAGGATGGGTTAATAAACGGAGGCAGCCGCGGCAGAAGCCGTCACGACGACGATTTTGACTTTGGATTCAGTTTCTTCACCTTCCGAGACCCGGAGGACGTTTTCAGGGAATTCTTCGGCGGCGGCGACCTCTTTGATCTCCTGGGTG ATTTACATAATCCCCATCGCTCAGACCGTCATCGCCATCACCACCACCTCCGGGGTAACAGACATTCCCACCCGCAGAATCAGCTCAGCAGCCTTTTCTCACCGTTTGGACTTTTGAGCACCGGTTTGGTAGACGACTTCTTCGGACAGGCGGCCGGAAGTCACAATGGACATGGCGGGTTCTCCTCTTTCAGTACCATAAATAGTACCTTCAGTAACGTGCCCGGTTTGGGGGGCGGCTCCAACGTGAAACGCACCTCCACGTCTACTCGTTTCGTTAATGGCAAGAAGATAACAACCAAGAA GGTTTTGGAAAATGGAAAGGAAACAGTTTTATCTTACGAGAACGACGTGTTGAAGTCTAGGACCGTGAATGGAGTCCCTCAAAGTCTAACCTACAGTTAA